The genomic region CACGTACGGCCACAACTCCTCGGCCGGACAGGTGGAGGTCCGATCGGGCCACACCGCCTCAGCGAGGCTGTCGGCACTCACCCAGGCGTTGGGACGCAACGACAACGCGAGCAGGACGTGTTCCGGCGCCCCGGCCGGGACGTCGGCCTTGCGGCCGTCCAGATGGACGACTTCGAGCGGCCCCAGTACGCGGAACAGCATTCGGTCACCTCCGTCACCTCTCGGCGGCCGACGGTAGGGAGGGGGTGTCCAGGAGCGGTTCATTTCCCTTGCACTCGTTCTGCACCGACCGGTGTGACCGTCCTCGTCAGGCATCTACCGAAGCGAGGAGTCATGGAAGAGCCGGGCAACGGCAGCAACCTGAAGCGAGCAGCGCTGTACGGCGTCGCGGGACTGATGACGGCCGCGCTCGGCGCGTCGGCGGTCAACGTGCTCGCCACGGAGGACACCAAACCGGAACAGCGGCAGGCGGCTCAGCCGGCGCCTCCCGCCACCCCGAAGCCGGCGGAGCCCACACCGCCCCCCGCACCGAAACCGGTCCCCGTCCCGCAGGCGGAGACCACGCCGCCCGCACCGCAGCCACCGCCGGTGGCGGAAACAGCGAGTCCGATCCGCAGCCCGCCGCACGACCGGCCGCCCAACCGCCCAACCGGCCGCGCAGCCCGCCGCGCCGCTCGTGGAGCAGCCGATGGCGCCGAAACCGGTTGTGCCGCAAGCAGTCGTGGCCGCCGTCAAGACGCAGCCGCCCGCACCGCCGGTCGACACGAGCGCCCAGGCCCAGCCGGGCGAGGCGAAGGTCGTCGTGCACACGTCGTCCTCGGCTTCCGCTCCCGTCAAGAAGCCCTCGCCCGCGGATCAGGCGTTGAAGAAGGCGAAGTCCGAGGCGACCGAGGCGAAGAAGAAGGTCAAGCACGCCGAGAAGCAGCTGTCCGAGGCGAAGAAGGACTACGAGAAGAAGAAGGGCGAGATCAAGAAGATCCAAAAGCAGAAGAAGGAGGAGAAGAAGACGACGAAGAAGAAGCCCAAGCCGCCGGTCGCGCCCGTGCTGACGGCGAAGACCTCACCGGACATGCAGAAGCGGCTGCATGTGCACAGCAGCAAACACAAGTCCGGCAAGAAGGTGACCATCACGGTGTCGTCGTCGGCACACAGCGGGTGAGAGGCATGCCCACGAAGCGACTGTCGTTCGACGAGTACGGCTCCTCCACAGTGGACAACGAGTTCGCCGAAGACACCAAACCGTCCTACAACTCTTACTACGTGGTCATGCCGGAGGAGGTCCGGCAGTCCGATGTCGACTCCTCGCCTGGCGATGCCGAGGACTACGACGACGTCGAGGACTACGACGATGCTGTCGTCGGCGCGGACTACGACCACGAGCCGTCCCGGCGAGAGCCGATGAGCAGCGCCAAGGCCGGCAACATCGGCGGGATCTCCACAGCACTGGTGGCAGGAGCTGTCCCGGCTGTGGTCTTCGACCTGCTGCCCGCCGCCCTGGCAGGTGGCCTCGCGGCCGGCCTGTTCGGCGGACTCATGGGTCGTTGCATCGGAATCGAGCTGCAGCAGCGCAGGCAGCGCAGGAGGGAGGCCGAGCACCGACTTTGAGAGGAATGGCGGCGAGCACCTGGCCGACCTCATCAACTGAGTCGAGAGGCGGATGGATGGAAAGCACCAGGTCTTCACCCTCGAGATCGATCCTGTACGCGTTGTCGGGTAGCGCTGTCTCCGTTTTCTTCGCACTTGTCGCCGTGCAACAGGCACAGGCGGCACCCGCGCCACCTCCACCGCCCGCTCCGCAGAAGAAGGTGGTGGAGAACAGGCAGGTCGAGAACCGGAAGCGCGTGGACGCCGGCGCTTCGGGGCGCAACGAGCAGACCGGCAAGACGCAGCGCCAGGCCGCGGCGAAGAAGGTGGCGGAGAAGAAACAGGTCGAGAACCGGAAGCGCGTGGACGCCGGCGCTTCCGGACGCAACGAACAGACCGGCAAGAAGCAACGTGCCGTCAAGGCAGAGAAGAAGAAGGCGGAAGACAAGAAGAAGGTCGAGGAGCGCAAGCGGGTCGATGCCGGTCCGTCGGGTCGTAACGAGCAGACCGGTCAGCTCAAGCGCAGGGCGGAAGCGGAGCGGAAGGCTGCGGCGGACAGGAAGAAGGTCGAGGAGCGCAAGCGGGTCAACGCTGGTCCGTCGGGTCGTAACGAGCAGACCGAGCGTGGTAAGCGTCAGCGTCAGGCGGAACAGAAGGCTGCCGAAGACAGGAAGAAGGTCGAGGAGCGCAAGCGGGTCGACGCCGGTCCGTCGGGCCGTAACGAGCAGACCGGTCAGCTGAAGCGCAAGGCGGAAGCAGACCGCAAGGCCAGAGCAGCCGAGTACAAGCGGCAGGTGGAGAACCGGCGCCTGGTCGACGCCGGCCCGTCGGGCCGCAATGAGCAGACCGGTCAGCTCAAGCGCAGGGCGGAAGCGGAGCGGAAGGCGGCCGCGGACAGGAAGAAGGTCGAGGAGCGCAAGCGGGTCAACGCTGGTCCGTCGGGTCGTAACGAGCAGACCGAGCGTTTGCAGCGTCAGCGTCAGGCGGAGAGGAAAGCGGCTGAGGACCGGAAGAAGGTCGAGGAGCGTAAGCGTGTCGATGCCGGTCCGTCGGGTCGCAATGAGCAGACCGGTCAGCTCAAGCGCAAGGCGGAAGCAGACCGCAAGGCCAGAGCAGCCGAGTACAAGCGGCAGGTGGAGAACCGGCGCCTGGTCGACGCCGGCCCATCGGGCCGCAACGAGCAGACCGGCCAGCTCAAGCGCAGGGCGGAAGCGGAGCGGAAGGCGGCCGCAGACAGGAAGAAGGTCGAGGAGCGCAAGCGGGTCAACGCTGGTCCGTCGGGTCGCAACGAGCAAACCGAACGTTTGCAGCGTCAGCGTCAGGCGGAGAGGAAAGCGGCTGAGGACCGGAAGAAGATCGACGAGCGCAAGCGGGTCGACGCCGGGCCGTCGGGTCGCAATGAGCAGACCGGTCAGCTGAAGCGCAAGGCGGAAGCAGACCGGAAAGCGCGAGCAGCCGAGTACAAGCGGCAGGTGGAGAACCGTCGCCTGGTCGACGCCGGCCCGTCGGGCCGCAACGAGCAGACCGGCCAGCGCGCCGCACTTGCAGAACGCCTGCGCCACCAGCGCGCCGAACAGGCGCGCGTCGCGCAGGGCCTGGTGGACTACCACGACGCGCTGGCGGGGAGGCCGGTCGGCCAACGGACCGGCATGATCGTGGAGAAGGTGGGTCCCGGTCTCAGCAAGGTCACCAACCCGAAGACCGGAGAGGTCAGCCTCAACAACTTCCGCCTGGGCAAGGACGCCCCTCCTGCGGAGCGGCTGATCCCGTTGCTGAGCAGGAAGACCGAGCGGGACCTGACCTCCTGCCCACCGGACCTGTGCCAGCCCGGCCCGCCCAGTTATCTGGCCTGGAAGACGGCGAACCACCTCGGTGACCTGTGCGCCGACTCCGAGATCGAGTGTGGCCGTGAGTTCGACCAGGAAGTGGCCGCCACCATCGCCAACCTCGGCGTGCAGCCGCGGAGCCCCGAGCAGGCTCGCAACGATCTCAACGCACATGCGGTGGCAAGCTCGGTCGGCGCTGTCTCCAGAGTCCGCCCAGCCACCAGTCCTCTGCCCCGGGGCAACCCACCTCCTCCGCCGGTGGCGGAACCACGGGTCCCGCCCCAGGGACCGCGCACGGGCGGGCCGTCGAACGCACCCGCGGCCCAGGGAGGCTCCACGCCCCCGCAGGGACCGCCGCCGGGGTCCGGGCCCAACCAGGGCGGGCAACAGCCCGGACGGCCGACGAACGGCAACGTCGCGGACGGGCCGCGGCTCCGAGCGCAACTGGCGGGCCAGGAGATCGCCGGAGGCCACGCGTACACCAAGCACGTGGTCGAACGGGGCGAGTTCCGGGGTGTGCACACGCGGGAGCAGTTCGCCGAGGTCATCGAGAAGACGATCGCCAAAGGCGAGTCACGTCAGCTGTCGAACGGGAGGACGGCATACTGGCACGAAGGTGTGGTGGTCATCAGAAATCCCCGAGCCCCCGACGGTGGCACGGCGTTCGCGCCGACGAACGGGCGGCAATACTTCCTGACTGTGCAGTAGGGACGATCAATGGATGTCATCGAAGTGCACGACGACCGGGCCGTTGTCTCGCTCGGAGCGGATGAAATACGATCGATCATGAACTCCATCAACGAGGCCCTCGAAGCTGTCGAGGACTGGGAGTTCTCCACCCGCCTCGGCGTGGAGAAGGACTCCGTCAGGTCCTTGTGGACACAGCTCGACCAGGTGCGCGGCCAGCTCAAGGACTAGCACGGCCCGCCGACTGGACCGGCTATCAGGAACGTGCGCGCGAACGGCGGGACGTCTCGCCTGCGAGGACTGCGCGCAAAGCTGCACTGAAGCGAGGCCGAGGACCATGCGCCGGCAAGCCCGGCCTGGTCCTCGGCCTCGGCTCGGCCGATGTGCAGACGGCGGCATCCTGGTGTCGGCACCGCGAAGGACGGCCTCTAGGAGGTGGTGCCGGTGGGGGAGGACGCGTTCACCGCGGCGGAGGTCGTGAGGGCCACGCTCGCGAAGTGGGAGGCGCGCGAGGTGGTCTGCAGTCTCGGGGCTCACTCCTTGGTCCGGTTGCGCCGCACCAGGTCCGCGATGCCGTCCACGAGGAATCCGCCGAGGGCACAGCCGAGCAGGACCAACACCCAGTCGGCTTCTTCGATGAACACGAACCCGATCACGGTCGCGACCAGCAGCAGCGGACCGACGATCGCGTAGTAACGTGCGGAGTGTTGCTGTGGTTGGTCCTCCATCAGAACAGTTTCGCAATCTCCGGGCAGCCGCGCGACGCCTTCGAGTGCGCCGCCCAGGCCGCCCTTCACCGTGCCGGCTCCGGCACAGCCGAGTCCGGCGGTGGCGACCGAGGCCGGAATCCCTCCGAACGCACCGGCTCCAGCCACCCCTTCGCGTCATCGTCGCCTACCAGCGAATGCGCGACCGGCTCGACCGCGATTTCGAGCTACGTCCCCGAAACGGCGGTCATGTCACTGCTCCCACCGAACGGTCGGTCACCAGGGTCATCGGCCGTGCCAGCCGCGCGAACGGCGTGACCAGGCCGACCAGCGGCACCGGGGGTGACTCGTCGTCCGCCTCGGTCAGGTGCACCACCAGATCGCGACGCCGGAACACGGTGGTTCCGCCGGAGACGACGGTGATGCCGGCGAGACGCCGGGCCAGTTCGCCGGCGTGCCCTGGCAGCGACTCGTACAGGACGGCCCTGCGCGGCAGGCGACCCGTGCGGCCGTTGCCGGACGCCACCCGCATCACGGTGGTCGCCAGGAAACGGCGGAGGCTCGCCTCGTCGGTCACGTCGCAGTCGTGGACCAGGTGCGGCCGCAGCCGCTGCTCCACCGCCAGGATCTGGGGCTGCCCCGTCAGGTGCCGGACGGCTTGCGAGGGAGGGCAGGTGATGTCCACGACCCGCACCACGACACGCCCTGCCATGAAGACCGACGTGCGTTCCAGCAGCGCCCATCCCGTCTCCGGCCTGCACACCGGAAGGTGTGCGCACCCGAAGAGGATGTCGGCCGCAACCGCCTCCGATCCGGCCCGCACCGGGAACGTCAACGCATAGCGGTCCACGGTTCGACCGCCGGTCATCGTGACCGCCGGGAAGCCACCACGGTGGCCACCGTGAGGCCGCTCGTTCATCGGAACAGCACCTGGTCGAGCACGGTCGGCAGGACATCGGGATGGGGAGCGGCCGGGCTGCGCCACGCGATGAACCCGTCCGGACGGATCAGGACGGCGCCGTCGTCGTTGATGCCGTAGCGGCGGGTGAAGTCGCCGGTGGGGTCGTGCAGGGTGTCGCCGATGCGGTGCTGCTCGACACAGGCGCCCGAGAGGTCCGGAGCCTGCTGCCAGTCCGGGCCGACGACGAGCACCAGGCCGCGTCCCATGAGGTCGACAGTGGACAGTGTGGTGCCGTTGTGCTCCAAGGTGTGGTGAGGTGCGCGGCAGCCTGGTGCGGCGGTGGGGTGGTCGGGATCTTCCACCGGGCTGGGAGTGGGGGTGCCGTCCGGGACGAAGGCGCCTTCGGGGTAGGTGTAGCCGAACATCGTCGCCCGTTGGCGGATGGCGCTGTCGCGTGCGTCGCCCGGCTTGCCGTTGACCAGGCCGTACCGCTCGACGGTCAGCGCGGTGGTGTGCCGGGCCACGGGGAGGCGTTCGGTCTCGTAGGTGTCCAGCAGGCCTGAACCGGCCACACCGCGTTGGTGCAGTGCGATCTTCCACGCCAGGTTGAAGACGTCCTGGACAGCGGTCGCCACGCCGAAAGTGCCCACGGGCGGCATGACGTGAGCGGCGTCGCCGGCGATGAACGCCCGGCCGACGCGCATGCGGTGGGCGACCTGGCCGGAAATCTCCCACGGGATCTCGGACACGCGGTCGATCACGATCGGCAGGTCGTCGACGCCGATGGCCGTGCGCAACAGGTGCACGCACCGCTCCTCGGTGAAGTCGGCGACGTCGTCACCGGGTCCCAGGGAAACGGCGAACCGCCACCGCTTCGCGCCGTCGATGGATGTGAGGAACCCGTGCACGGCGGGGTTGCGCACGGTCAGCGCGACGATCTTGCGCCCGTCCAACGGTTCGCGGAGATCGGCGTCGAAGTAGATGTTGACCTTGCGCGCCAGGAGGTCCGAGCCGTCCTGCCCGACGTCGAGCATGCGGCGGACAGGACTGTGCGCGCCGTCCGCCACGATGAGGTGGCCGGCACGAACACGCTCT from Lentzea guizhouensis harbors:
- a CDS encoding SchA/CurD-like domain-containing protein, producing MNERPHGGHRGGFPAVTMTGGRTVDRYALTFPVRAGSEAVAADILFGCAHLPVCRPETGWALLERTSVFMAGRVVVRVVDITCPPSQAVRHLTGQPQILAVEQRLRPHLVHDCDVTDEASLRRFLATTVMRVASGNGRTGRLPRRAVLYESLPGHAGELARRLAGITVVSGGTTVFRRRDLVVHLTEADDESPPVPLVGLVTPFARLARPMTLVTDRSVGAVT
- a CDS encoding FAD-dependent monooxygenase, yielding MSEIPVLIAGGGVAGLSAAVFLARYGVPALLVERHPEPSTDPRARALNPRTMELYRAVGLEQAIGRVRSPIADHTVVAHAKTMAGPELLRLPNRLDTGSDALSPCRWAAIDQNQLEPLLRAHAVEAGADVRYHHEVVAVDNNPDGVVALVRDHHTGRQERVRAGHLIVADGAHSPVRRMLDVGQDGSDLLARKVNIYFDADLREPLDGRKIVALTVRNPAVHGFLTSIDGAKRWRFAVSLGPGDDVADFTEERCVHLLRTAIGVDDLPIVIDRVSEIPWEISGQVAHRMRVGRAFIAGDAAHVMPPVGTFGVATAVQDVFNLAWKIALHQRGVAGSGLLDTYETERLPVARHTTALTVERYGLVNGKPGDARDSAIRQRATMFGYTYPEGAFVPDGTPTPSPVEDPDHPTAAPGCRAPHHTLEHNGTTLSTVDLMGRGLVLVVGPDWQQAPDLSGACVEQHRIGDTLHDPTGDFTRRYGINDDGAVLIRPDGFIAWRSPAAPHPDVLPTVLDQVLFR